A section of the Alligator mississippiensis isolate rAllMis1 chromosome 8, rAllMis1, whole genome shotgun sequence genome encodes:
- the PECAM1 gene encoding platelet endothelial cell adhesion molecule isoform X14, with amino-acid sequence MCLALLVILLHCSSLKAREVFTINKVEIRADPSLQVPNGDALTILCIADISKSGNFTIEHHFTFFKDGRILSGITSLQNRTEHKIPAARFADTGEYVCMVKAKEKKKKSEVMLVKVTGLPKPKLTALKNMVTEGEELVLKCQVPEEAPPLTFTFHKLLTPGGPVTRTKKELEKNFTTIEIPVEPGDKILRFQCIASVYSAHGMQESAPSNVELVTVVEPFSTPALVIEPSLNVTEGDNVKLVCRVVVRNYDIEIIIQKDKVILNSTRGQNTLTYFTKVSMQDNGNYTCKVELGSVSKEKTVNMVVTELFSKPELIHSAKMIDEGDWLQLQCKVKGLLPVTKISIKTRYLGKDNLLNDSSSFITRAHVNNTATYICTAEINGIIKESDPVMINVYAPVSIPQLWIVPSVRDVILGRAIHFQCQSMYGTPPITYKFFRGNKTVNSSQIFNKLSADFRDKPTEVGVEQYSCEASNHHSHIRKRSRELNITVIAPVGKVNLISVPKREVEDGKGITFHCYVETGSLPINFKLLKRNNRKPISEDTKMDTKVIWYKESWSRQDSGEYFCEASNPTNIVQRSDVISINVILASWQKVLIALFVLVIIVILSCGGCSWYLRKKRKAKHPSIEMSGSAGVTNSAGVKLEPRQNSDGQYYPGYMDDSENHMKATDENKENWKLS; translated from the exons ATGTGTCTTGCTCTCCTGGTGATTCTCTTACACT GTTCAAGCCTTAAAGCTCGTGAAG TTTTTACCATCAACAAGGTTGAAATCCGGGCTGACCCATCGCTTCAAGTGCCTAATGGAGATGCACTTACCATCCTCTGTATTGCAGACATTAGCAAATCTGGGAACTTCACGATAGAACatcatttcacattttttaagGATGGCAGGATTCTGTCTGGTATCACATCATTGCAAAACAGGACAGAGCATAAAATACCGGCAGCTAGATTTGCAGACACAGGAGAGTATGTCTGCATGGTGAAAgccaaagagaagaaaaaaaaaagtgaagtaatGCTTGTTAAAGTCACTG GGCTACCCAAGCCAAAATTGACTGCTCTGAAAAACATGGTAACAGAGGGGGAGGAATTAGTTTTGAAGTGCCAAGTTCCAGAAGAAGCTCCTCCACTTACTTTCACTTTTCATAAGTTACTGACCCCTGGAGGGCCAGTAACAAGAACAAAGaaggagttggaaaaaaattttacGACAATAGAAATTCCAGTTGAACCTGGGGATAAAATATTGAGATTTCAGTGTATTGCCAGTGTGTATTCAGCACATGGTATGCAAGAGTCAGCCCCAAGCAATGTGGAACTTGTAACAGTTGTGG AACCCTTTTCAACTCCTGCTCTGGTCATCGAGCCTTCCCTGAACGTTACAGAAGGAGATAACGTTAAACTGGTATGCAGAGTTGTAGTCCGAAACTATGACATTGAAATCATCATCCAGAAAGACAAAGtaatattgaacagcaccaggggccagaacACTTTGACCTACTTTACCAAAGTGAGCATGCAAGACAATGGCAATTACACGTGCAAGGTGGAACTGGGGAGTGTTTCCAAAGAAAAGACCGTGAACATGGTTGTGACAG AGTTGTTTTCGAAACCAGAATTGATTCATTCTGCGAAGATGATAGATGAAGGTGATTGGTTACAACTACAGTGCAAGGTTAAAGGCTTATTACCCGTAACAAAGATCTCCATCAAAACAAGATATTTAGGAAAAGATAACCTGTTGAATGATTCCAGCAGCTTCATTACAAGAGCCCATGTGAATAACACTGCGACCTATATTTGTACAGCTGAGATAAATGGAATCATTAAAGAGAGCGACCCTGTAATGATAAATGTTTATG ctCCAGTCTCCATCCCACAACTTTGGATTGTCCCTTCTGTCCGTGATGTGATATTAGGGCGAGCAATACATTTTCAGTGTCAGTCTATGTATGGAACACCACCTATAACATACAAGTTCTTCAGAGGAAACAAAACTGTTAACTCTAGCCAAATTTTTAATAAACTATCCGCTGACTTCAGGGACAAACCAACTGAAGTAGGTGTGGAACAATACAGTTGTGAAGCTAGCAACCATCACTCTCATATTaggaaaaggagcagagagcTAAACATTACAGTAATAG CCCCTGTTGGGAAAGTAAACCTCATCAGTGTGCCCAAAAGGGAAGTGGAAGACGGCAAAGGTATCACCTTTCACTGCTATGTGGAAACAGGATCTTTGCCAATTAATTTCAAACTTTTAAAACGGAATAACAGAAAACCCATATCTGAAGATACAAAAATGGACACCAAGGTCATTTGGTATAAGGAATCATGGAGTAGGCAGGACTCAGGAGAATATTTTTGTGAAGCCTCCAACCCAACCAACATAGTCCAGCGAAGCGATGTAATATCTATTAATG TCATCCTGGCTTCCTGGCAGAAAGTGCTTATTGCATTATTCGTCCTAGTCATTATTGTCATACTGAGTTGCGGTGGTTGCTCTTGGTACTTACGGAAGAAGAGAAAGG CTAAACATCCTTCCATCGAGATGTCTGG
- the PECAM1 gene encoding platelet endothelial cell adhesion molecule isoform X12 — protein sequence MCLALLVILLHCSSLKAREVFTINKVEIRADPSLQVPNGDALTILCIADISKSGNFTIEHHFTFFKDGRILSGITSLQNRTEHKIPAARFADTGEYVCMVKAKEKKKKSEVMLVKVTGLPKPKLTALKNMVTEGEELVLKCQVPEEAPPLTFTFHKLLTPGGPVTRTKKELEKNFTTIEIPVEPGDKILRFQCIASVYSAHGMQESAPSNVELVTVVEPFSTPALVIEPSLNVTEGDNVKLVCRVVVRNYDIEIIIQKDKVILNSTRGQNTLTYFTKVSMQDNGNYTCKVELGSVSKEKTVNMVVTELFSKPELIHSAKMIDEGDWLQLQCKVKGLLPVTKISIKTRYLGKDNLLNDSSSFITRAHVNNTATYICTAEINGIIKESDPVMINVYAPVSIPQLWIVPSVRDVILGRAIHFQCQSMYGTPPITYKFFRGNKTVNSSQIFNKLSADFRDKPTEVGVEQYSCEASNHHSHIRKRSRELNITVIAPVGKVNLISVPKREVEDGKGITFHCYVETGSLPINFKLLKRNNRKPISEDTKMDTKVIWYKESWSRQDSGEYFCEASNPTNIVQRSDVISINVILASWQKVLIALFVLVIIVILSCGGCSWYLRKKRKAKHPSIEMSGSAGVTNSAGVKLEPRQNSDGQYYPGYMDDSENHMKATDENKDSGENRYSSTDSW from the exons ATGTGTCTTGCTCTCCTGGTGATTCTCTTACACT GTTCAAGCCTTAAAGCTCGTGAAG TTTTTACCATCAACAAGGTTGAAATCCGGGCTGACCCATCGCTTCAAGTGCCTAATGGAGATGCACTTACCATCCTCTGTATTGCAGACATTAGCAAATCTGGGAACTTCACGATAGAACatcatttcacattttttaagGATGGCAGGATTCTGTCTGGTATCACATCATTGCAAAACAGGACAGAGCATAAAATACCGGCAGCTAGATTTGCAGACACAGGAGAGTATGTCTGCATGGTGAAAgccaaagagaagaaaaaaaaaagtgaagtaatGCTTGTTAAAGTCACTG GGCTACCCAAGCCAAAATTGACTGCTCTGAAAAACATGGTAACAGAGGGGGAGGAATTAGTTTTGAAGTGCCAAGTTCCAGAAGAAGCTCCTCCACTTACTTTCACTTTTCATAAGTTACTGACCCCTGGAGGGCCAGTAACAAGAACAAAGaaggagttggaaaaaaattttacGACAATAGAAATTCCAGTTGAACCTGGGGATAAAATATTGAGATTTCAGTGTATTGCCAGTGTGTATTCAGCACATGGTATGCAAGAGTCAGCCCCAAGCAATGTGGAACTTGTAACAGTTGTGG AACCCTTTTCAACTCCTGCTCTGGTCATCGAGCCTTCCCTGAACGTTACAGAAGGAGATAACGTTAAACTGGTATGCAGAGTTGTAGTCCGAAACTATGACATTGAAATCATCATCCAGAAAGACAAAGtaatattgaacagcaccaggggccagaacACTTTGACCTACTTTACCAAAGTGAGCATGCAAGACAATGGCAATTACACGTGCAAGGTGGAACTGGGGAGTGTTTCCAAAGAAAAGACCGTGAACATGGTTGTGACAG AGTTGTTTTCGAAACCAGAATTGATTCATTCTGCGAAGATGATAGATGAAGGTGATTGGTTACAACTACAGTGCAAGGTTAAAGGCTTATTACCCGTAACAAAGATCTCCATCAAAACAAGATATTTAGGAAAAGATAACCTGTTGAATGATTCCAGCAGCTTCATTACAAGAGCCCATGTGAATAACACTGCGACCTATATTTGTACAGCTGAGATAAATGGAATCATTAAAGAGAGCGACCCTGTAATGATAAATGTTTATG ctCCAGTCTCCATCCCACAACTTTGGATTGTCCCTTCTGTCCGTGATGTGATATTAGGGCGAGCAATACATTTTCAGTGTCAGTCTATGTATGGAACACCACCTATAACATACAAGTTCTTCAGAGGAAACAAAACTGTTAACTCTAGCCAAATTTTTAATAAACTATCCGCTGACTTCAGGGACAAACCAACTGAAGTAGGTGTGGAACAATACAGTTGTGAAGCTAGCAACCATCACTCTCATATTaggaaaaggagcagagagcTAAACATTACAGTAATAG CCCCTGTTGGGAAAGTAAACCTCATCAGTGTGCCCAAAAGGGAAGTGGAAGACGGCAAAGGTATCACCTTTCACTGCTATGTGGAAACAGGATCTTTGCCAATTAATTTCAAACTTTTAAAACGGAATAACAGAAAACCCATATCTGAAGATACAAAAATGGACACCAAGGTCATTTGGTATAAGGAATCATGGAGTAGGCAGGACTCAGGAGAATATTTTTGTGAAGCCTCCAACCCAACCAACATAGTCCAGCGAAGCGATGTAATATCTATTAATG TCATCCTGGCTTCCTGGCAGAAAGTGCTTATTGCATTATTCGTCCTAGTCATTATTGTCATACTGAGTTGCGGTGGTTGCTCTTGGTACTTACGGAAGAAGAGAAAGG CTAAACATCCTTCCATCGAGATGTCTGG
- the PECAM1 gene encoding platelet endothelial cell adhesion molecule isoform X13: MCLALLVILLHCSSLKAREVFTINKVEIRADPSLQVPNGDALTILCIADISKSGNFTIEHHFTFFKDGRILSGITSLQNRTEHKIPAARFADTGEYVCMVKAKEKKKKSEVMLVKVTGLPKPKLTALKNMVTEGEELVLKCQVPEEAPPLTFTFHKLLTPGGPVTRTKKELEKNFTTIEIPVEPGDKILRFQCIASVYSAHGMQESAPSNVELVTVVEPFSTPALVIEPSLNVTEGDNVKLVCRVVVRNYDIEIIIQKDKVILNSTRGQNTLTYFTKVSMQDNGNYTCKVELGSVSKEKTVNMVVTELFSKPELIHSAKMIDEGDWLQLQCKVKGLLPVTKISIKTRYLGKDNLLNDSSSFITRAHVNNTATYICTAEINGIIKESDPVMINVYAPVSIPQLWIVPSVRDVILGRAIHFQCQSMYGTPPITYKFFRGNKTVNSSQIFNKLSADFRDKPTEVGVEQYSCEASNHHSHIRKRSRELNITVIAPVGKVNLISVPKREVEDGKGITFHCYVETGSLPINFKLLKRNNRKPISEDTKMDTKVIWYKESWSRQDSGEYFCEASNPTNIVQRSDVISINVILASWQKVLIALFVLVIIVILSCGGCSWYLRKKRKAKHPSIEMSGSAGVTNSAGVKLEPRQNSDGQYYPGYMDDSENHMKATDENKDSGENRYSMRNS, from the exons ATGTGTCTTGCTCTCCTGGTGATTCTCTTACACT GTTCAAGCCTTAAAGCTCGTGAAG TTTTTACCATCAACAAGGTTGAAATCCGGGCTGACCCATCGCTTCAAGTGCCTAATGGAGATGCACTTACCATCCTCTGTATTGCAGACATTAGCAAATCTGGGAACTTCACGATAGAACatcatttcacattttttaagGATGGCAGGATTCTGTCTGGTATCACATCATTGCAAAACAGGACAGAGCATAAAATACCGGCAGCTAGATTTGCAGACACAGGAGAGTATGTCTGCATGGTGAAAgccaaagagaagaaaaaaaaaagtgaagtaatGCTTGTTAAAGTCACTG GGCTACCCAAGCCAAAATTGACTGCTCTGAAAAACATGGTAACAGAGGGGGAGGAATTAGTTTTGAAGTGCCAAGTTCCAGAAGAAGCTCCTCCACTTACTTTCACTTTTCATAAGTTACTGACCCCTGGAGGGCCAGTAACAAGAACAAAGaaggagttggaaaaaaattttacGACAATAGAAATTCCAGTTGAACCTGGGGATAAAATATTGAGATTTCAGTGTATTGCCAGTGTGTATTCAGCACATGGTATGCAAGAGTCAGCCCCAAGCAATGTGGAACTTGTAACAGTTGTGG AACCCTTTTCAACTCCTGCTCTGGTCATCGAGCCTTCCCTGAACGTTACAGAAGGAGATAACGTTAAACTGGTATGCAGAGTTGTAGTCCGAAACTATGACATTGAAATCATCATCCAGAAAGACAAAGtaatattgaacagcaccaggggccagaacACTTTGACCTACTTTACCAAAGTGAGCATGCAAGACAATGGCAATTACACGTGCAAGGTGGAACTGGGGAGTGTTTCCAAAGAAAAGACCGTGAACATGGTTGTGACAG AGTTGTTTTCGAAACCAGAATTGATTCATTCTGCGAAGATGATAGATGAAGGTGATTGGTTACAACTACAGTGCAAGGTTAAAGGCTTATTACCCGTAACAAAGATCTCCATCAAAACAAGATATTTAGGAAAAGATAACCTGTTGAATGATTCCAGCAGCTTCATTACAAGAGCCCATGTGAATAACACTGCGACCTATATTTGTACAGCTGAGATAAATGGAATCATTAAAGAGAGCGACCCTGTAATGATAAATGTTTATG ctCCAGTCTCCATCCCACAACTTTGGATTGTCCCTTCTGTCCGTGATGTGATATTAGGGCGAGCAATACATTTTCAGTGTCAGTCTATGTATGGAACACCACCTATAACATACAAGTTCTTCAGAGGAAACAAAACTGTTAACTCTAGCCAAATTTTTAATAAACTATCCGCTGACTTCAGGGACAAACCAACTGAAGTAGGTGTGGAACAATACAGTTGTGAAGCTAGCAACCATCACTCTCATATTaggaaaaggagcagagagcTAAACATTACAGTAATAG CCCCTGTTGGGAAAGTAAACCTCATCAGTGTGCCCAAAAGGGAAGTGGAAGACGGCAAAGGTATCACCTTTCACTGCTATGTGGAAACAGGATCTTTGCCAATTAATTTCAAACTTTTAAAACGGAATAACAGAAAACCCATATCTGAAGATACAAAAATGGACACCAAGGTCATTTGGTATAAGGAATCATGGAGTAGGCAGGACTCAGGAGAATATTTTTGTGAAGCCTCCAACCCAACCAACATAGTCCAGCGAAGCGATGTAATATCTATTAATG TCATCCTGGCTTCCTGGCAGAAAGTGCTTATTGCATTATTCGTCCTAGTCATTATTGTCATACTGAGTTGCGGTGGTTGCTCTTGGTACTTACGGAAGAAGAGAAAGG CTAAACATCCTTCCATCGAGATGTCTGG
- the PECAM1 gene encoding platelet endothelial cell adhesion molecule isoform X11, whose translation MCLALLVILLHCSSLKAREVFTINKVEIRADPSLQVPNGDALTILCIADISKSGNFTIEHHFTFFKDGRILSGITSLQNRTEHKIPAARFADTGEYVCMVKAKEKKKKSEVMLVKVTGLPKPKLTALKNMVTEGEELVLKCQVPEEAPPLTFTFHKLLTPGGPVTRTKKELEKNFTTIEIPVEPGDKILRFQCIASVYSAHGMQESAPSNVELVTVVEPFSTPALVIEPSLNVTEGDNVKLVCRVVVRNYDIEIIIQKDKVILNSTRGQNTLTYFTKVSMQDNGNYTCKVELGSVSKEKTVNMVVTELFSKPELIHSAKMIDEGDWLQLQCKVKGLLPVTKISIKTRYLGKDNLLNDSSSFITRAHVNNTATYICTAEINGIIKESDPVMINVYAPVSIPQLWIVPSVRDVILGRAIHFQCQSMYGTPPITYKFFRGNKTVNSSQIFNKLSADFRDKPTEVGVEQYSCEASNHHSHIRKRSRELNITVIAPVGKVNLISVPKREVEDGKGITFHCYVETGSLPINFKLLKRNNRKPISEDTKMDTKVIWYKESWSRQDSGEYFCEASNPTNIVQRSDVISINVILASWQKVLIALFVLVIIVILSCGGCSWYLRKKRKAKHPSIEMSGSAGVTNSAGVKLEPRQNSDGQYYPGYMDDSENHMKATDENKDSGENRYSKIGSCPDAT comes from the exons ATGTGTCTTGCTCTCCTGGTGATTCTCTTACACT GTTCAAGCCTTAAAGCTCGTGAAG TTTTTACCATCAACAAGGTTGAAATCCGGGCTGACCCATCGCTTCAAGTGCCTAATGGAGATGCACTTACCATCCTCTGTATTGCAGACATTAGCAAATCTGGGAACTTCACGATAGAACatcatttcacattttttaagGATGGCAGGATTCTGTCTGGTATCACATCATTGCAAAACAGGACAGAGCATAAAATACCGGCAGCTAGATTTGCAGACACAGGAGAGTATGTCTGCATGGTGAAAgccaaagagaagaaaaaaaaaagtgaagtaatGCTTGTTAAAGTCACTG GGCTACCCAAGCCAAAATTGACTGCTCTGAAAAACATGGTAACAGAGGGGGAGGAATTAGTTTTGAAGTGCCAAGTTCCAGAAGAAGCTCCTCCACTTACTTTCACTTTTCATAAGTTACTGACCCCTGGAGGGCCAGTAACAAGAACAAAGaaggagttggaaaaaaattttacGACAATAGAAATTCCAGTTGAACCTGGGGATAAAATATTGAGATTTCAGTGTATTGCCAGTGTGTATTCAGCACATGGTATGCAAGAGTCAGCCCCAAGCAATGTGGAACTTGTAACAGTTGTGG AACCCTTTTCAACTCCTGCTCTGGTCATCGAGCCTTCCCTGAACGTTACAGAAGGAGATAACGTTAAACTGGTATGCAGAGTTGTAGTCCGAAACTATGACATTGAAATCATCATCCAGAAAGACAAAGtaatattgaacagcaccaggggccagaacACTTTGACCTACTTTACCAAAGTGAGCATGCAAGACAATGGCAATTACACGTGCAAGGTGGAACTGGGGAGTGTTTCCAAAGAAAAGACCGTGAACATGGTTGTGACAG AGTTGTTTTCGAAACCAGAATTGATTCATTCTGCGAAGATGATAGATGAAGGTGATTGGTTACAACTACAGTGCAAGGTTAAAGGCTTATTACCCGTAACAAAGATCTCCATCAAAACAAGATATTTAGGAAAAGATAACCTGTTGAATGATTCCAGCAGCTTCATTACAAGAGCCCATGTGAATAACACTGCGACCTATATTTGTACAGCTGAGATAAATGGAATCATTAAAGAGAGCGACCCTGTAATGATAAATGTTTATG ctCCAGTCTCCATCCCACAACTTTGGATTGTCCCTTCTGTCCGTGATGTGATATTAGGGCGAGCAATACATTTTCAGTGTCAGTCTATGTATGGAACACCACCTATAACATACAAGTTCTTCAGAGGAAACAAAACTGTTAACTCTAGCCAAATTTTTAATAAACTATCCGCTGACTTCAGGGACAAACCAACTGAAGTAGGTGTGGAACAATACAGTTGTGAAGCTAGCAACCATCACTCTCATATTaggaaaaggagcagagagcTAAACATTACAGTAATAG CCCCTGTTGGGAAAGTAAACCTCATCAGTGTGCCCAAAAGGGAAGTGGAAGACGGCAAAGGTATCACCTTTCACTGCTATGTGGAAACAGGATCTTTGCCAATTAATTTCAAACTTTTAAAACGGAATAACAGAAAACCCATATCTGAAGATACAAAAATGGACACCAAGGTCATTTGGTATAAGGAATCATGGAGTAGGCAGGACTCAGGAGAATATTTTTGTGAAGCCTCCAACCCAACCAACATAGTCCAGCGAAGCGATGTAATATCTATTAATG TCATCCTGGCTTCCTGGCAGAAAGTGCTTATTGCATTATTCGTCCTAGTCATTATTGTCATACTGAGTTGCGGTGGTTGCTCTTGGTACTTACGGAAGAAGAGAAAGG CTAAACATCCTTCCATCGAGATGTCTGG
- the PECAM1 gene encoding platelet endothelial cell adhesion molecule isoform X10 — MCLALLVILLHCSSLKAREVFTINKVEIRADPSLQVPNGDALTILCIADISKSGNFTIEHHFTFFKDGRILSGITSLQNRTEHKIPAARFADTGEYVCMVKAKEKKKKSEVMLVKVTGLPKPKLTALKNMVTEGEELVLKCQVPEEAPPLTFTFHKLLTPGGPVTRTKKELEKNFTTIEIPVEPGDKILRFQCIASVYSAHGMQESAPSNVELVTVVEPFSTPALVIEPSLNVTEGDNVKLVCRVVVRNYDIEIIIQKDKVILNSTRGQNTLTYFTKVSMQDNGNYTCKVELGSVSKEKTVNMVVTELFSKPELIHSAKMIDEGDWLQLQCKVKGLLPVTKISIKTRYLGKDNLLNDSSSFITRAHVNNTATYICTAEINGIIKESDPVMINVYAPVSIPQLWIVPSVRDVILGRAIHFQCQSMYGTPPITYKFFRGNKTVNSSQIFNKLSADFRDKPTEVGVEQYSCEASNHHSHIRKRSRELNITVIAPVGKVNLISVPKREVEDGKGITFHCYVETGSLPINFKLLKRNNRKPISEDTKMDTKVIWYKESWSRQDSGEYFCEASNPTNIVQRSDVISINVILASWQKVLIALFVLVIIVILSCGGCSWYLRKKRKAKHPSIEMSGSAGVTNSAGVKLEPRQNSDGQYYPGYMDDSENHMKATDENKAPVQKGTEPVYSEIRKANNENWKLS; from the exons ATGTGTCTTGCTCTCCTGGTGATTCTCTTACACT GTTCAAGCCTTAAAGCTCGTGAAG TTTTTACCATCAACAAGGTTGAAATCCGGGCTGACCCATCGCTTCAAGTGCCTAATGGAGATGCACTTACCATCCTCTGTATTGCAGACATTAGCAAATCTGGGAACTTCACGATAGAACatcatttcacattttttaagGATGGCAGGATTCTGTCTGGTATCACATCATTGCAAAACAGGACAGAGCATAAAATACCGGCAGCTAGATTTGCAGACACAGGAGAGTATGTCTGCATGGTGAAAgccaaagagaagaaaaaaaaaagtgaagtaatGCTTGTTAAAGTCACTG GGCTACCCAAGCCAAAATTGACTGCTCTGAAAAACATGGTAACAGAGGGGGAGGAATTAGTTTTGAAGTGCCAAGTTCCAGAAGAAGCTCCTCCACTTACTTTCACTTTTCATAAGTTACTGACCCCTGGAGGGCCAGTAACAAGAACAAAGaaggagttggaaaaaaattttacGACAATAGAAATTCCAGTTGAACCTGGGGATAAAATATTGAGATTTCAGTGTATTGCCAGTGTGTATTCAGCACATGGTATGCAAGAGTCAGCCCCAAGCAATGTGGAACTTGTAACAGTTGTGG AACCCTTTTCAACTCCTGCTCTGGTCATCGAGCCTTCCCTGAACGTTACAGAAGGAGATAACGTTAAACTGGTATGCAGAGTTGTAGTCCGAAACTATGACATTGAAATCATCATCCAGAAAGACAAAGtaatattgaacagcaccaggggccagaacACTTTGACCTACTTTACCAAAGTGAGCATGCAAGACAATGGCAATTACACGTGCAAGGTGGAACTGGGGAGTGTTTCCAAAGAAAAGACCGTGAACATGGTTGTGACAG AGTTGTTTTCGAAACCAGAATTGATTCATTCTGCGAAGATGATAGATGAAGGTGATTGGTTACAACTACAGTGCAAGGTTAAAGGCTTATTACCCGTAACAAAGATCTCCATCAAAACAAGATATTTAGGAAAAGATAACCTGTTGAATGATTCCAGCAGCTTCATTACAAGAGCCCATGTGAATAACACTGCGACCTATATTTGTACAGCTGAGATAAATGGAATCATTAAAGAGAGCGACCCTGTAATGATAAATGTTTATG ctCCAGTCTCCATCCCACAACTTTGGATTGTCCCTTCTGTCCGTGATGTGATATTAGGGCGAGCAATACATTTTCAGTGTCAGTCTATGTATGGAACACCACCTATAACATACAAGTTCTTCAGAGGAAACAAAACTGTTAACTCTAGCCAAATTTTTAATAAACTATCCGCTGACTTCAGGGACAAACCAACTGAAGTAGGTGTGGAACAATACAGTTGTGAAGCTAGCAACCATCACTCTCATATTaggaaaaggagcagagagcTAAACATTACAGTAATAG CCCCTGTTGGGAAAGTAAACCTCATCAGTGTGCCCAAAAGGGAAGTGGAAGACGGCAAAGGTATCACCTTTCACTGCTATGTGGAAACAGGATCTTTGCCAATTAATTTCAAACTTTTAAAACGGAATAACAGAAAACCCATATCTGAAGATACAAAAATGGACACCAAGGTCATTTGGTATAAGGAATCATGGAGTAGGCAGGACTCAGGAGAATATTTTTGTGAAGCCTCCAACCCAACCAACATAGTCCAGCGAAGCGATGTAATATCTATTAATG TCATCCTGGCTTCCTGGCAGAAAGTGCTTATTGCATTATTCGTCCTAGTCATTATTGTCATACTGAGTTGCGGTGGTTGCTCTTGGTACTTACGGAAGAAGAGAAAGG CTAAACATCCTTCCATCGAGATGTCTGG